A stretch of Besnoitia besnoiti strain Bb-Ger1 chromosome III, whole genome shotgun sequence DNA encodes these proteins:
- a CDS encoding hypothetical protein (encoded by transcript BESB_047280) has product MFAVLPPHPSRVLPPAQHDVTAPRFCPSARRGPRLCGTHSSESALLSSLSMAYNFGLPRDFSQPAGLGLPSPPRPRPPPADEDPPRAFSRAPSGPPGPRTPHQIGGFLDSNSPPMPSPANGLFPTPFVFPKPVCNAPATLRIPPPGGDGGRESRCASGDLPAPPNCLRPPLGGLAPPSLPPLSAGPPGGPSSAPPSLPAVPFPGVLPPPGFPPLPFPVPPNLVAAAAAVAFITAAGGDSQNAAGGGVAGPLGVPFPPSLPAGGLPAAALAGLVGGGAALSQGGGAALSQGGGAALSQGGAQSAAPEPPQAQTLSQMLQASGEKEKLKKLVKEELRKEGYNFVLLNLATEKIKQKGDPDGLEEATMLQLMRDEGRKRIPVSVKRLLVTLIEGFAGKDKKREKEEERQKEAAAEAAEREAAETNGDAEKDTSLVKKDSPSRGSSGSRMRSESPSSQKRRSGNREEKRDSMSCSRSRDRRSRSVSSSRSSGSRSRERDRMRSISHSHSPVGTLGRALPSASAADRHSANRSSRSRSRSDSRRTSASRSEESRRSRSRSRGRSGSSASRSGSMESRSRSRSESKRSASSGSRSRSNCAIRSRSRSVSKSGSRSRSSSKSGSRSRSRSSAASRSGSRSRSASKSGSRSRSRISAASRSGSRSRNSSKSGSRSRSRSSAASRSGNRSRSASKSGSRSRSRSSAASRSGSESRSRGRRSESKRSSRARRESGSARCASSRSRSRSTSGSGSQGRDSDSKSVSVSSRSDRSSHATRLESKRGRSSARSDSNRSRSGSGSSRSRSRREASESRGRSEQGSQSRRRSESKESDKSGSASRSASRSASRSASRSASRSASRSASRSASRSASRSASRSASRSASRSASRSASRSASRSASRSASRSASRSRSSSRSRSKSSGGSDRSRSCSSSRSQSSSRDSSREADERRRKEEEEAAAAKAKAEEEERKRREEEERRKREEEERRKREEEERRKKEEEERRRREEEERRRKEEEERRTREEEERRRKEEEERRKKEEEEKRRRKEEEKKRAEAEAAALTEAVKKEAEKKRKRKERDDDKEKEKKKHKKATDADDAEDKHKMRTSVAEDEPAEKKEKRKDGSSGSSKKKEDKAEKKSSDKKKGSAKEASTEASKGHDKKKEDKASNEKSEKEKKSSKSGGNKKKGSDGEKKESTKHADDKKSSKKKHK; this is encoded by the coding sequence ATGTTCGCCGTTCTGCCCCCGCACCCCTCGCGAGTCCTGCCACCAGCCCAGCACGACGTGACTGCGCCGCGGTTTTGTCCCTCCGCCCGCCGAGgtcctcgtctctgcggcaCACACAGCTCCGAGTCggccctcctctcttctctcagCATGGCGTACAACTTCGGGCTTCCGCGCGACTTCAGCCAGCCCGCGGGCCTGGGTCTGCCGtcccctccgcgcccgcgcccgccgcccgcagacgaagaccCGCCCCGGGCGTTCTCTCGGGCGCCCAGCGGCCCCCCCGGGCCTCGGACGCCCCACCAGATCGGCGGCTTTCTGGACTCGAACTCGCCGCCGATGCCGTCCCCCGCGAACGGCCTGTTTCCCACGCCCTTTGTGTTCCCGAAGCCTGTGTGcaacgcgccggcgacgctaCGCATTccgccgcctggcggcgacggcggccgcgaaagCCGATGCGCCTCAGGCGATCTTCCAGCCCCGCCCAACTGTCTCCGACCGCCCCTGGGTGGCCTCGCCCCGCCCAGCCTCCCCCCGCTCTCCGCGGGTCCTCCCGGAGGGCCGAgcagcgcgcctccttcgctgcccGCGGTGCCCTTCCCGGGCGTCCTGCCCCCGCCGGGCTTCCCCCCGCTCCCGTTCCCGGTGCCGCCGAACttggtcgccgccgctgcggctgtggcCTTCATAACTGCGGCAGGGGGCGACTCGCAGAATGCCGCTGGAGGCGGGGTCGCAGGTCCGCTCGGCGTGCCGtttccgccttcgcttccagcaggcggcctgcccgctgcggcgctcgcgggcctcgtgggcggcggcgcggcgttgagccagggcggcggcgcggcgttgagccagggcggcggcgctgcgttgagccagggcggcgcccagagcgccgcgcccgagccgccgcaggcacaGACCCTCTCGCAgatgctgcaggcgagcggcgagaaggaaaagcTCAAGAAACTGGTCAaagaggagctgcggaaaGAAGGATACAACTTTGTGCTTCTGAACctggcgacggagaagatCAAACAGAAGGGCGACCCCGATGGCTTGGAAGAGGCGACGATGCTGCAGCTGATgcgcgacgaaggccgcaAACGCATTCCCGTCTCTGTGAAAAGACTTCTCGTTACGCTTATCGAGGGATTTGCCGGGAAAGacaagaagagggagaaggaggaagagcggcagaaagaggcggccgccgaggcagcggagagagaggctgcggagacgaacggcgacgcggagaaggatACTTCTCTTGTTAAGAAGGACAGTCCGTCTCGAGGCTCGTCCGGCTCGCGTATGCGCTCCgagtcgccctcgtcgcagaagcgccgcagcggaaacagagaagaaaagcgcgACAGCATGTCGTGTAGCCGCAGCCGAGACCGCAGGAGTCGGAGTGTCAGctcgagccgcagcagcggcagccgcagccgagaACGCGATCGGATGCGATCTATTTCGCACTCCCATTCGCCTGTAGGCACTCTCGGCCGAgcgctgccttctgcgtccgccgcggacCGACACAGCGCCAACCGCAGTtctcgcagccgcagccgcagcgacagccgccgcacGAGCGCCAGCcgaagcgaggagagccGCCGCAGTCGGAGTCGCAGTCGAGGCCGCAGTGGAAGCAGCGCAAGCAGAAGCGGCAGCATGGAAAGCAGGAGTCGCAGCCGGAGCGAGAGCAAGagaagcgccagcagcggaaGCCGCAGCCGAAGCAACTGCGCGATCAGAAGTCGCAGCAGAAGCGTGAGCaagagcggcagccgcagcaggagctCGAGCaagagcggcagccgcagcaggagccgaagcagcgcggcgagcaggagtgggagccgcagcaggagcgcgagcaagagcggcagccgcagcaggagccgaatcagcgcggcgagcaggagtgggagccgcagcaggaaCTCGAGCaagagcggcagccgcagcaggagccgaagcagcgcggcgagcaggagTGGGAACCGcagcaggagcgcgagcAAGAGCGGCAGCCGTAGCAGGAGtcgaagcagcgccgcgagcaggaGTGGGAGCGAGAGCAGAAgtcgagggaggcgaagcgagtcGAAGAGATCGAGCCGAGCTAGAAGAGAGTCTGGAAGCGCAAggtgcgccagcagcagaagcaggaGTCGAAGCACGTCGGGAAGCGGGAGCCAAGGGCGAGACAGCGACAGCAAGAGCGTGAGTGTTTCTAGCCGGAGCGAccgcagcagccacgcgaCCCGCCTAGAGAGcaagcgcggccgcagcagcgcaagGAGCGACAGCAATcgcagcagaagcggcagcggcagctctcGCAGCAGGAGCCGACGCGAGGCTAGTGAAAGCAGAGGCCGAAGCGAACAAGGGAGCCAAagtcgacggcgaagcgagagCAAGGAATCCGATAAAAGCGGCTCAGCGAGTCGTTCAGCCAGTCGATCGGCGAGTCGTTCAGCCAGTCGATCGGCGAGTCGTTCAGCCAGTCGATCGGCGAGTCGTTCAGCCAGTCGATCGGCGAGTCGGTCAGCCAGTCGATCGGCGAGTCGGTCAGCCAGTCGATCGGCGAGTCGGTCAGCCAGTCGATCGGCGAGTCGGTCAGCCAGTCGATCGGCGAGTCGTTCAGCCAGTCGCTCGCGTAGCTcaagccgcagccgcagcaagagcagcggaggaagcgacagGAGCCGAAGCTGCAGCTCGAGCCGATCGCAGTCGTCCTCACGCGATTCATCgagggaagcagacgagcgaaggcgaaaggaggaggaggaggcggcagctgcgaaggcgaaggccgaggaggaagaaagaaagagaagagaggaagaagaacgacgcaaaagagaggaagaagaacgacgcaaaagggaggaggaagaacgaCGCAaaaaggaggaggaagaacgacgcagaagggaggaggaagaaaggcgcagaaaggaggaagaagaacgacgcacaagggaggaggaggagcgacgcagaaaggaggaagaagagcgacggaagaaggaagaagaggagaaacgcaggagaaaagaagaagagaagaagcgtgCTGAGGCCGAAGCTGCTGCGCTAACTGAGGCTGTCaagaaggaggcagagaagaagagaaagaggaaggaaaggGATGACGACAAggaaaaggagaagaagaaacacaagaaggcgactgacgcagacgacgcggaggacaaGCACAAGATGAGGACCTCCGTTGCCGAGGACGAacccgcggagaagaaggaaaagagaaaagatgGTTCTTCTGGAAGCagcaagaagaaggaggataAGGCTGAGAAAAAGTCGAGCGACAAGAAGAAGGGGTCCGCAAAGGAGGCGtcgacggaggcgagcaaAGGACATgacaagaagaaagaagacaaGGCCTCGAATGAGAAGAgtgagaaagagaagaagagcagcAAGAGTGGTGGCAACAAGAAGAAAGGCAGCGacggggagaagaaggaatcCACGAAACACGCAGATGACAAGAAGAGCAGCAAGAAGAAGCACAAGTGA